One region of Oncorhynchus mykiss isolate Arlee chromosome 8, USDA_OmykA_1.1, whole genome shotgun sequence genomic DNA includes:
- the kdsr gene encoding 3-ketodihydrosphingosine reductase yields MSSEEELSSTITDWLFFSSWWLFLPFIMLLVVVAFVVAFVLLLYMISPLISPKPLKLNGAHVVVTGGSSGIGKSIAMECYRQGAFITLVARDESKLVQAKKEVEKCAINDKQVVLCISVDVSKDYRQVESVIKQCQEKLGPVDMLVNCAGTSFSGKFEEVEVERFRSMMEVNYLGSVYPTRAVITTMKERRMGRILFISSQAGQIGLFGYTAYSPSKFALRGLAESLQMEMKPYNIYVTVAYPPDTDTPGLAEENRTKPLETRLISETSGVTQPEQVAKIVVKDAVQGNFNSSVGPDGYMLSALTCGMSPVTSITEGLQQIVTMGLFRTIALFYLGSFDSIVRRCMIQREQAKAADKRE; encoded by the exons ATGTCCTCTGAGGAAGAATTGAGTTCAACGATCACGGATTGGCTTTTCTTCAGTTCCTGGTGGCTCTTTTTGCCTTTCATTATGCTTCTAGTCGTCGTTGCATTCGTCGTTGCCTTCGTGTTGCTGTTATACATGATATCCCCTTTGATTAGCCCCAAACCTCTCAAATTAAATGGGGCCCACGTCGTG GTCACTGGAGGTTCCAGTGGAATAGGGAAAAGCATCGCTATGGAGTGCTACAGACAAGGAGCCTTCATCACACTAGTGGCAAGAGACGAG AGTAAATTGGTTCAAGCGAAAAAAGAAGTGGAGAAATGTGCCATTAATGACAAGCAG GTGGTGCTCTGCATATCAGTTGACGTGTCCAAGGACTACAGACAGGTGGAAAGTGTGATTAAGCAG TGCCAAGAAAAGCTTGGTCCGGTGGACATGTTGGTGAACTGTGCTGGGACGTCCTTTTCTGGGAAGtttgaggaggtggaggtggagcgCTTCAGA AGTATGATGGAGGTGAACTACCTGGGCAGTGTGTATCCCACACGGGCTGTAATCACCACAATGAAGGAGCGTAGGATGGGACGCATACTGTTTATCTCCTCCCAGGCTGGCCAGATCGGCCTGTTCGGCTACACAGCCTACTCTCCATCCAAATTTGCCCTGCGTGGGCTGGCTGAGTCCCTGCAGATGGAG ATGAAGCCATATAACATTTATGTAACGGTGGCCTACCCCCCTGACACTGACACTCCAGGACTAGCAGAGGAGAATAGGACAAAG CCTTTAGAGACTAGGCTGATCTCTGAGACATCTGGGGTGACTCAGCCGGAGCAGGTGGCTAAGATCGTTGTCAAGGATGCAGTG CAGGGGAACTTTAACAGCTCTGTGGGGCCTGACGGCTACATGCTCTCAGCTCTCACCTGTGGAATGTCACCTGTCACCTCCATCACAGAGGGCCTCCAGCAG ATTGTAACCATGGGGCTGTTCCGGACCATTGCTCTGTTCTACCTGGGGAGTTTCGACAGCATTGTGCGTCGCTGTATGATCCAGAGGGAGCAGGCCAAAGCAGCGGACAAGAGGGagtaa